A genomic region of Tamandua tetradactyla isolate mTamTet1 chromosome 2, mTamTet1.pri, whole genome shotgun sequence contains the following coding sequences:
- the LOC143659843 gene encoding olfactory receptor 1J4-like, producing the protein MITENQSVVSEFLLLGLPIWPEQQGGFFCLFLGMYLTTVLGNLLIILLIRLDSRLHTPMYFFLSHLALTDVSFSSVTTPRMLLDMLSNHKTITYVGCISQTYFYMLFASVDSFLLAVMAYDRYVAICHPLHYSTIMREELCVSLVAGSWLCSCAHALLHTLLLAHLSFCADNTIPHYFCALTALLKLSCSDTSLNELVIFAVGGVIVLLSVNAIFGSYILIGISILKVPSTKGICKALSTCGSHLSVVFLYYGTLAIVYFFPSSNNSKIEDIIASIMYTLVTPLLNPFIYSLRNRDMKLALGILCRKLMSFLK; encoded by the coding sequence aTGATAACTGAGAACCAGAGTGTTGTGTCTGAATTCCTCCTCCTGGGGCTCCCCATCTGGCCAGAGCAGCAGGGTgggttcttctgcctcttcctgggCATGTACCTGACCACGGTGCTGGGGAACCTGCTCATCATCCTGCTCATCAGGCTGGACTCTCgcctccacacccccatgtacttcttcctcagccACTTGGCCCTCACTGATGTCTCTTTCTCATCTGTCACCACCCCAAGGATGTTGCTGGACATGCTAAGTAATCACAAAACCATTACCTATGTGGGGTGCATTTCCCAGACGTACTTTTACATGCTGTTTGCTTCTGTTGACAGTTTTCTTCTTGCAGTGATGGCTTATGACAGgtatgtggccatctgtcacccGCTGCACTACTCCACCATCATGCGGGAGGAGCTGTGTGTCTCGTTGGTGGCTGGGTCCTGGTTGTGCTCCTGTGCCCATGCCCTGCTGCACACCCTGCTCCTGGCCCACCTGTCCTTCTGTGCTGACAACACCATCCCCCACTACTTCTGTGCCCTCACAGCCCTTCTGAAGCTGTCCTGCTCAGACACTTCCCTCAATGAGCTTGTCATCTTTGCTGTGGGAGGAGTGATCGTCTTGCTGTCAGTGAATGCTATTTTTGGCTCTTATATCCTCATTGGGATCAGTATTCTGAAGGTTCCCTCCACCAAGGGGATTTGTAAAGCCTTGTCCACTTGTGGTTCCCACCTGTCCGTGGTGTTTCTGTATTATGGGACTCTTGCCATtgtttacttctttccttcctcaaaCAATTCCAAAATCGAGGATATAATTGCTTCAATTATGTACACACTGGTGACTCCCCTGCTGAACCCCTTCATCTACAGCCTGAGGAACAGAGACATGAAATTGGCTTTGGGGATACTGTGCAGAAAGTTGATGAGTTTCCTCAAGTGA
- the LOC143656063 gene encoding olfactory receptor 1J2-like, which yields MRMENQSVVSEFLLLGLPIRPEQQGGFFCLFLGMYLTTVLGNLLIVLLIRLDSRLHTPMYFFLSHLAFTDVSFSSVTIPKMLMNMQTHNLSISYQGCISQMYFYLFFGCVDNLLLVVMAYDRYVAICHPLNYTIIMREELCVLLVAGSWALSCGSALLHTLLLARLSFCADNTIPHFFCSLPILLKLSCSNTSLNELVVFTAGAVLMVFALSGILVSYGCIGTSILRVPSTKGICKALSTCGSHLSVVSLFYGTIMALYFFPSLNNSNDQEMIASLMYAVVTPMLNPFIYSLRNKDMKLALGILLRSLKNCVLARLVSSTTQTLL from the coding sequence ATGCGGATGGAGAACCAGAGTGTTGTGTCTGAATTCCTCCTCCTGGGGCTCCCCATCCGGCCAGAGCAGCAGGGCgggttcttctgcctcttcctgggCATGTACCTGACCACGGTGCTGGGGAACCTGCTCATCGTCCTGCTCATCAGGCTGGACTCTCgcctccacacccccatgtacttcttcctcagccACTTGGCCTTCACTGATGTCTCCTTTTCGTCTGTCACAATCCCAAAGATGCTAATGAACATGCAGACTCATAACCTATCCATATCTTATCAAGGATGCATTTCacagatgtatttttatttattttttggttgtgttgACAACCTCCTTCTCGTAGTGATGGCATATGACAGGTATGTGGCCATTTGTCACCCTCTAAACTACACCATCATCATGAGAGAGGAGCTGTGTGTCCTGCTGGTGGCTGGATCCTGGGCTCTCTCCTGTGGCAGTGCCCTCTTACACACACTCCTTCTGGCCCGGCTGTCCTTCTGTGCTGACAACACCATCCCTCACTTTTTCTGTAGTCTCCCCATCTTACTCAAATTGTCCTGCTCAAACACCTCTCTCAATGAGCTGGTCGTATTCACTGCAGGGGCTGTGCTTATGGTCTTTGCATTGagtggcatccttgtctcttACGGCTGCATTGGGACCTCAATCCTTAGGGTCCCCTCTACGAAGGGGATCTGCAAAGCCTTGTCCACCTGTGGCTCCCACCTTTCCGTGGTGTCTTTATTTTATGGAACAATTATGGCTCTGTACTTTTTCCCCTCATTGAACAACTCCAATGACCAAGAGATGATTGCATCGCTGATGTATGCAGTGGTGACTCCCATGTTGAACCCCTTCATATACAGCCTAAGAAACAAAGATATGAAATTGGCTTTGGGGATACTTTTGAGAAGCTTGAAAAATTGTGTGTTGGCCAGACTTGTTTCTAGCACCACCCAAACTCTCCTTTAA